One Ricinus communis isolate WT05 ecotype wild-type chromosome 7, ASM1957865v1, whole genome shotgun sequence genomic region harbors:
- the LOC8267664 gene encoding transcription factor RAX3, producing MGRAPCCDKANVKKGPWSPEEDAKLKAYIEQNGTGGNWIALPQKIGLKRCGKSCRLRWLNYLRPNIKHGAFSEEEDNIICSLYISIGSRWSIIAAQLPGRTDNDIKNYWNTRLKKKLLGKQRKEQQARRASLRQAIKRESQSFISPVVMNQQTPYWPELPPPSTTIMPVMTNPTHDSHFLDQESLKSLLIKLGGRFSDDRNNQESHMTNTFYPLDGSCDTQDQQYYANSMNMLPSSSMNSTDSPCSQLPNTNYAVNGPAGTRMFQGLDSFPVELDELLVYDNNQQQVEGLESFYGMDMANNGSRNGASSGESSSCCWGNVSSSVQGYPQLVSEFETCLQSLPQDHSCFEVSGYLGSQ from the exons ATGGGTAGAGCTCCTTGCTGTGATAAAGCTAATGTAAAGAAAGGACCATGGTCACCTGAGGAAGATGCCAAACTCAAGGCTTATATTGAGCAGAATGGCACTGGGGGTAACTGGATAGCCTTGCCTCAGAAGATAG GGCTGAAAAGATGTGGTAAGAGTTGTCGACTTAGATGGTTGAATTATCTCCGCCCGAATATTAAGCATGGCGCCTTCTCGGAGGAGGAAGATAACATCATTTGCAGCCTCTATATAAGTATTGGGAGCAG GTGGTCTATTATTGCTGCTCAATTACCTGGAAGAACTGATAATGATATCAAGAACTACTGGAACACAAGGCTTAAGAAGAAGCTATTAGGCAAGCAGCGCAAGGAACAACAAGCTCGGCGAGCTAGCCTTAGGCAAGCGATAAAGAGAGAGAGCCAGAGTTTTATATCTCCTGTTGTTATGAATCAACAGACTCCTTACTGGCCAGAGCTACCACCACCATCAACAACAATCATGCCAGTGATGACTAATCCAACCCACGATTCTCATTTCTTGGATCAAGAATCACTTAAGAGCTTACTGATCAAGCTAGGAGggagattttctgatgatcgTAATAATCAAGAATCACACATGACCAACACATTTTACCCTCTTGATGGTTCTTGCGATACTCAAGATCAGCAATATTATGCAAACTCAATGAACATGCTTCCTTCATCGTCGATGAATTCCACTGATAGCCCTTGTTCTCAACTGCCTAACACCAACTACGCAGTCAATGGGCCTGCAGGTACAAGGATGTTCCAAGGACTTGATAGCTTCCCTGTTGAGCTAGATGAATTACTAGTCTACGACAATAATCAACAGCAAGTAGAAGGGCTTGAAAGTTTCTATGGAATGGATATGGCCAATAATGGAAGCAGAAATGGGGCTAGTTCTGGAGAAAGCAGCAGTTGTTGCTGGGGAAATGTAAGCTCATCAGTACAAGGATATCCTCAACTTGTTTCTGAGTTTGAAACTTGCCTACAAAGCCTACCACAAGATCATTCATGCTTTGAAGTTTCAGGTTACCTTGGGTCACAATAA
- the LOC8267665 gene encoding 1-aminocyclopropane-1-carboxylate synthase 9 — MRLLSRKATCNTHGQDSSYFLGWQEYEKNPYDEIKNPTGIIQMGLAENQLSFDILESWLANNPDAANFKKDGQSIFRELALFQDYHGLPDFKKAMVEFMSEIRGNRVTFDQNKLVLTAGATSANETLIFCLAEPGEAFLLPTPYYPGFDRDLKWRTGVEIVPIHCTSSNGFQVTASALEEAYLEAQNRNLKVKGVLVTNPSNPLGTAMTRTELNLLVNFISDKSIHLICDEIYSGTVFSSPGFVSIMEVLKDRKCENTEISNRVHIVYSLSKDLGLPGFRVGAIYSNDDLVVSAATKMSSFGLVSAQTQHLLSALLSDKKFTKHYISENQKRLKQRQKMLIKGLEKAGISCLKSNAGLFCWVNMKHLLKSNTFEAEMELWKTIVYDVKLNISPGSSCHCTEPGWFRICFANMSEDTLNLAMNRLKSFVDSINNTQNQSSHQMLKNSRRRSLTKWVFRLSFDNGREREPEER; from the exons ATGAGACTCTTGTCCAGGAAAGCCACATGCAATACTCATGGCCAAGattcttcatattttttaggatGGCAGGAATATGAGAAGAACCCTTATGATGAGATCAAGAATCCAACAGGGATCATTCAAATGGGTCTTGCAGAGAATCAG CTCTCATTTGATATTCTTGAATCATGGCTAGCCAATAACCCAGACGCAGCTAATTTCAAGAAAGACGGACAATCCATTTTCAGAGAGCTTGCACTCTTTCAAGATTATCATGGCCTACCTGATTTCAAGAAA GCAATGGTAGAATTCATGTCAGAAATAAGAGGAAACAGAGTAACTTTTGATCAGAACAAGTTGGTATTAACAGCTGGTGCAACTTCCGCTAATGAGACTCTAATCTTTTGTCTAGCCGAACCCGGAGAAGCATTTCTTCTTCCAACTCCATACTATCCTGG ATTTGATAGAGATCTCAAGTGGAGAACTGGGGTCGAAATCGTACCAATTCATTGCACAAGTTCAAATGGCTTCCAAGTCACTGCATCGGCTCTTGAAGAAGCATATCTAGAAGCACAAAACCGCAACTTGAAAGTTAAAGGTGTCTTGGTTACAAACCCTTCAAATCCATTAGGCACTGCGATGACCCGCACTGAATTGAATCTTCTTGTCAACTTCATTTCTGATAAAAGCATTCATCTTATATGCGATGAAATTTACTCTGGTACGGTGTTTAGCTCTCCAGGATTTGTAAGTATCATGGAAGTTTTGAAGGATAGGAAATGCGAAAATACCGAAATTTCGAATAGAGTTCACATTGTGTATAGTCTCTCCAAGGATCTTGGTCTCCCTGGATTTCGAGTAGGTGCAATTTATTCAAACGATGATCTGGTTGTCTCTGCTGCAACTAAAATGTCTAGCTTCGGTTTGGTTTCAGCACAAACACAACACCTCCTCTCTGCTCTTCTTTCTGACAAAAAGTTCACCAAGCACTATATTTCAGAGAATCAGAAAAGACTCAAACAGCGACAAAAAATGCTCATCAAGGGACTCGAAAAAGCCGGTATCAGCTGTCTTAAAAGCAATGCTGGCTTGTTTTGCTGGGTTAACATGAAGCATTTGTTAAAGTCCAACACATTCGAAGCAGAAATGGAACTGTGGAAGACAATTGTTTATGATGTCAAGCTAAACATCTCTCCTGGTTCTTCCTGCCATTGCACTGAACCAGGTTGGTTTCGTATCTGTTTCGCTAACATGTCCGAAGACACCCTAAACCTAGCTATGAACAGATTGAAATCATTCGTCGACTCCATCAACAACACCCAGAACCAAAGCAGCCACCAAATGTTGAAAAATTCAAGAAGAAGGTCTCTCACTAAGTGGGTTTTTCGGCTATCATTCGACAACGGCCGTGAGCGCGAGCCGGAAGAACGATAG